The proteins below are encoded in one region of Rhizobacter sp.:
- a CDS encoding alpha-amylase: protein MKRLLGLLLAVLAAAAAASPGRFADNPIVYFVITDRFFNGDPSNDTAYGRTREAKPEDDVGTFHGGDLKGLTARLKEGWFRELGVNAIWITAPYEQIHGWVIGGNKAFKHYAYHGYYALDYTVLDKAMGTPADLRELVDTAHAQGIRILFDVVMNHPGYLDLQTAREVGLKVLWPGSEKATLANYHSFIDYNNFAFGDWWGRDWVRAGLPGYLDGGRDELTKQLAFLPDFRTESTAHVTLPKFLRDKPDTRARDLPETTVRGYLVAWLVQWVREYGIDGFRADTVKHVEPAAWAELKAAATTALAEWKKANPDKKIDAEPFWMVGEDWGKGPQRDPLHDSGFDALINFDFQNVALRDPQPEKLYASYASLLSGRPGYNTLSYLSSHDTELFDRKRLADGAAWLMLAPGGVQIYYGDETRRPPGPAPSSDPQQATRSDMNWGNVDTSLLMHWRKLGQFRRAHVALARGAHQKLADKPYTFSRIDAASGDRVVVAMEASDAEHIVVGDVFPDGSTVHDAYSGETALVHRGRVALRAGHWVLLEPVR, encoded by the coding sequence ATGAAGCGGCTGCTGGGCCTGCTGCTCGCCGTGCTGGCTGCGGCGGCAGCGGCGAGCCCCGGCCGCTTCGCCGACAACCCCATCGTCTACTTCGTCATCACCGACCGCTTCTTCAACGGCGACCCGTCGAACGACACCGCCTATGGCCGCACACGCGAGGCCAAGCCCGAAGACGACGTGGGCACCTTCCACGGCGGCGACCTGAAAGGCCTCACCGCGAGGCTGAAGGAAGGCTGGTTCCGCGAACTCGGCGTCAACGCGATCTGGATCACCGCGCCCTACGAGCAGATCCACGGCTGGGTGATCGGCGGCAACAAGGCCTTCAAGCACTACGCGTACCACGGCTACTACGCGCTCGACTACACCGTGCTCGACAAGGCGATGGGCACGCCGGCCGACCTGCGCGAGCTGGTCGACACCGCGCATGCGCAAGGCATCCGCATCCTCTTCGACGTGGTGATGAACCACCCGGGCTACCTCGACCTCCAGACCGCGCGCGAAGTCGGCCTCAAGGTGCTGTGGCCGGGCTCGGAGAAGGCGACGCTGGCCAACTACCACTCGTTCATCGACTACAACAACTTCGCCTTCGGCGACTGGTGGGGCCGCGACTGGGTGCGCGCCGGCCTGCCGGGCTACCTCGACGGTGGGCGAGACGAACTCACCAAGCAGCTGGCCTTCCTGCCCGACTTCCGCACCGAGAGCACGGCCCATGTGACGCTGCCGAAGTTCCTGCGCGACAAGCCCGACACCCGCGCCCGCGACCTGCCCGAGACCACCGTGCGCGGCTACCTCGTCGCCTGGCTCGTGCAGTGGGTGCGCGAGTACGGCATTGATGGCTTCCGCGCCGACACCGTCAAGCACGTCGAGCCGGCCGCGTGGGCCGAGCTGAAAGCCGCCGCCACGACCGCGCTCGCCGAATGGAAGAAGGCCAATCCCGACAAGAAGATCGACGCCGAGCCCTTCTGGATGGTGGGCGAAGACTGGGGCAAGGGCCCGCAGCGCGACCCGCTGCACGACAGCGGCTTCGACGCCCTCATCAACTTCGACTTCCAGAACGTGGCCCTGCGCGACCCGCAACCCGAGAAGCTCTACGCGAGCTACGCCAGCCTGCTGAGCGGGCGGCCAGGCTACAACACGCTCAGCTACCTGTCCTCGCACGACACCGAGCTCTTCGACCGCAAGCGCCTCGCCGATGGCGCCGCCTGGCTCATGCTCGCCCCGGGCGGGGTGCAGATCTACTACGGCGACGAGACACGCCGCCCGCCCGGCCCCGCCCCGAGCAGCGACCCGCAGCAGGCCACCCGTTCCGACATGAACTGGGGCAACGTCGACACGAGCCTGCTCATGCACTGGCGCAAGCTCGGCCAGTTCCGCCGCGCGCACGTGGCGCTGGCTCGCGGCGCACACCAGAAGCTGGCCGACAAGCCCTACACCTTCAGCCGCATCGATGCGGCCAGCGGCGACCGTGTCGTCGTCGCGATGGAAGCGAGCGATGCCGAGCACATCGTCGTCGGCGATGTCTTCCCCGACGGCAGCACCGTGCACGACGCTTACAGCGGAGAGACCGCCCTCGTGCACCGGGGCCGCGTGGCGCTGCGCGCCGGGCACTGGGTGCTTCTCGAACCTGTTCGCTGA
- a CDS encoding ROK family protein: MTRLQSKQISLLHLYQVLHTVRLGRSPVSRAEIGQATGLSQPAVSSLTRRLLESGALMEVGARPSLGGGRRERELAVNPDFAWVVGVKVSMHQITLALVDFAGGVRDTLKVPISAPMTQAALVQRLVKEIKACLAGADPQVRQRLAGVGVAVPGMVDSLRGEVHWSPLLKPGRKEEAAPLAAPLTDALGVPVMIENDANMLALAEQWFGQAARLSNVAVVTLEHGLGLGLVLDGELFRGHSGLAAEFGHIQVVPDGRACRCGKQGCLEAYVAHSAVVGQGQEAGLLPAGELGSGEIETAYVELAAKARAGNRRARQIFEQQGELLGRWLGNMVNLLAPQLVMLDGMQEGTELFLDSLRRAMHESLAIPHRQRELLVVHHRGDETWARGAASLVLQRLDESAEILESVSRHGFETEPDGPRPVT, translated from the coding sequence ATGACCCGTCTCCAGTCCAAGCAGATCTCGCTGCTGCACCTCTACCAGGTGCTGCACACCGTGCGTCTCGGGCGTTCGCCCGTGTCGCGCGCCGAGATCGGCCAGGCCACGGGCTTGAGCCAGCCGGCGGTCTCTTCCCTCACCCGCCGCCTGTTGGAGAGCGGTGCGCTGATGGAAGTCGGCGCGCGCCCTTCGCTGGGCGGTGGCCGCCGCGAGCGAGAGCTGGCGGTGAACCCCGATTTCGCCTGGGTCGTCGGCGTGAAGGTGTCGATGCACCAGATCACCCTCGCCCTCGTCGACTTTGCCGGTGGCGTGCGCGACACCTTGAAGGTGCCCATTTCCGCCCCGATGACGCAGGCCGCGCTGGTGCAGCGCCTGGTCAAAGAGATCAAGGCCTGCCTGGCCGGCGCCGACCCGCAGGTGCGCCAGCGCCTGGCCGGCGTGGGCGTGGCGGTGCCGGGCATGGTCGACTCCTTGCGTGGCGAGGTGCACTGGTCGCCGCTGCTCAAGCCGGGCCGCAAGGAGGAAGCCGCCCCCCTCGCCGCCCCGCTCACCGACGCTTTGGGCGTGCCGGTGATGATCGAGAACGACGCCAACATGCTGGCGCTGGCCGAGCAATGGTTCGGCCAGGCGGCGCGCCTGTCCAACGTGGCGGTGGTCACGCTGGAGCACGGCCTCGGCCTCGGTCTCGTGCTCGACGGAGAACTCTTCCGCGGCCACTCGGGCCTCGCCGCCGAGTTCGGCCACATCCAGGTGGTGCCCGATGGGCGCGCCTGCCGCTGCGGCAAGCAAGGCTGCCTCGAAGCCTACGTGGCGCACAGTGCGGTGGTGGGCCAGGGCCAGGAGGCCGGGCTGCTGCCCGCGGGCGAGCTGGGCTCGGGCGAGATCGAGACCGCGTATGTGGAGCTCGCCGCCAAGGCCCGCGCCGGCAACCGTCGCGCACGCCAGATCTTCGAACAGCAAGGCGAGCTGCTCGGCCGCTGGCTGGGCAACATGGTCAACCTGCTCGCGCCGCAGCTCGTGATGCTCGACGGCATGCAGGAGGGCACCGAGCTCTTCCTCGACTCGCTCCGGCGCGCGATGCACGAGTCGCTCGCCATCCCGCACCGCCAGCGCGAGCTGCTGGTGGTGCACCACCGCGGCGACGAGACCTGGGCGCGCGGCGCGGCATCGCTGGTGCTGCAACGCCTGGACGAGTCTGCAGAGATTCTCGAATCGGTGTCACGGCACGGCTTCGAGACTGAACCCGACGGGCCCAGACCCGTCACCTGA
- the xylF gene encoding D-xylose ABC transporter substrate-binding protein: protein MKLTHALFATALTTFSALAAAQTVVGVSWSNFQEERWKTDEAAIKEQLAKLGASYVSADAGGSPEKQLADVDGLIAKGAKALIILAMDKDAIVPALAKAKQRNIPVVAYDRLIEQPGVFYITFDNKEVGRLQAKGVFAAKPKGNYVMIKGSPTDPNADFLRAGQGEVLAAAIKKGDIKIVGEEYTEGWKPEVAQKNMEQILTRNNNKVDAVVASNDGTAGGVVAALSARGIKGVPVSGQDGDHAALNRVALGTQTVSVWKDARVLGREAAAAAVTLAAGKKVDGSVVWSDGEKKVPMTSKFLAPVAITASNLDVVIKAGWVSKDVVCKGVAAATAPAACK from the coding sequence ATGAAACTCACCCACGCACTGTTTGCCACTGCTCTGACAACGTTTTCAGCGCTCGCTGCCGCCCAGACGGTCGTCGGCGTGAGCTGGTCCAACTTCCAGGAAGAGCGCTGGAAGACCGACGAGGCCGCCATCAAGGAGCAGCTCGCCAAGCTCGGCGCGAGCTACGTGAGCGCCGATGCCGGCGGCTCGCCCGAGAAGCAGCTGGCCGACGTCGACGGCCTGATCGCCAAGGGCGCGAAGGCGCTGATCATCCTCGCGATGGACAAGGACGCCATCGTGCCGGCACTCGCCAAGGCCAAGCAGCGCAACATCCCGGTCGTCGCCTACGACCGCCTGATCGAGCAGCCCGGCGTCTTCTACATCACCTTCGACAACAAGGAAGTCGGCCGCCTGCAGGCCAAGGGCGTGTTCGCCGCCAAGCCGAAAGGCAACTACGTGATGATCAAGGGCTCGCCCACCGACCCGAACGCCGACTTCCTGCGCGCCGGCCAGGGTGAAGTGCTCGCGGCCGCCATCAAGAAGGGCGACATCAAGATCGTCGGCGAGGAGTACACCGAAGGCTGGAAGCCCGAGGTTGCGCAGAAGAACATGGAGCAGATCCTCACCCGCAACAACAACAAGGTCGACGCGGTGGTGGCCTCCAACGACGGCACGGCCGGCGGCGTGGTGGCAGCGCTCTCGGCGCGCGGCATCAAGGGCGTGCCCGTGTCGGGCCAGGACGGCGACCATGCCGCGCTCAACCGCGTGGCCCTCGGCACGCAGACCGTCTCGGTGTGGAAAGACGCCCGCGTGCTCGGCCGTGAAGCCGCTGCCGCCGCGGTGACGCTCGCCGCCGGCAAGAAGGTCGACGGCTCGGTGGTCTGGTCCGACGGCGAGAAGAAGGTGCCGATGACCTCGAAGTTCCTGGCGCCGGTGGCCATCACCGCCAGCAACCTCGACGTGGTCATCAAGGCCGGCTGGGTCAGCAAGGACGTGGTGTGCAAGGGCGTGGCCGCGGCCACTGCGCCGGCCGCCTGCAAGTAA
- a CDS encoding ABC transporter permease, protein MSLPLQISALDLRLSLMATVLAVMAVVFHLLTGTFLTPENLYNIAQQTAVVGIVATAVALIIVARQIDLSVGSVMGCVGVLIAFLQYTSGWHWVPASLAGLALALVVGLYQGWLTAYLGVPSFVVTLGGLMSFRGAAFLIADGKTQPITDPTFLALGGGLDGSLGPALSWALGAALSALVIFNTAARRRSKRSHGFTVRPLWFDAAFTGLVLAMLLGFVAVTCSYQLPGKDAAQGVPIPVVIWGVVVMGMAFIVRRTRFGRYVYAIGGNPEAALLVGIPVKRVMLMLFLLLAVLVTIASVVSVARLNAGTNSLGTNMELYVIAAAVIGGVALSGGSGTVLGSVLGALIIQFLESGLLLLDVGIGQRMVIIGQVLIVAVVFDVLYRRWTGERLT, encoded by the coding sequence ATGTCCCTCCCTCTCCAGATCAGCGCCCTCGACCTGCGGCTGTCGCTCATGGCGACCGTGCTCGCGGTGATGGCCGTGGTCTTCCACCTGCTGACCGGCACCTTCCTCACGCCGGAAAACCTCTACAACATCGCGCAGCAGACCGCCGTAGTGGGCATCGTCGCGACCGCCGTCGCCCTCATCATCGTGGCGCGCCAGATCGACCTCTCGGTCGGCTCCGTCATGGGCTGCGTGGGCGTGCTCATCGCCTTCCTGCAATACACCTCGGGCTGGCACTGGGTGCCGGCCTCGCTCGCGGGCCTGGCGCTCGCGCTCGTCGTCGGCCTCTACCAGGGTTGGCTCACCGCCTACCTCGGCGTGCCCTCCTTCGTGGTCACGCTCGGCGGGCTGATGTCCTTCCGCGGTGCGGCCTTCCTGATTGCCGACGGCAAGACGCAGCCGATCACCGACCCCACCTTCCTCGCGCTCGGCGGCGGCCTCGACGGCTCGCTCGGCCCCGCGCTCAGCTGGGCGCTCGGTGCGGCGCTCTCGGCACTCGTGATCTTCAACACCGCCGCTCGCCGCCGCAGCAAGCGCAGCCACGGCTTCACCGTGCGCCCGCTGTGGTTCGACGCCGCGTTCACCGGCCTCGTGTTGGCGATGCTGCTCGGCTTCGTGGCCGTCACCTGCTCTTATCAACTGCCCGGCAAGGACGCCGCCCAAGGCGTGCCCATCCCCGTCGTGATCTGGGGCGTGGTCGTGATGGGCATGGCCTTCATCGTGCGGCGCACGCGCTTCGGCCGCTACGTCTACGCCATCGGCGGCAACCCGGAAGCGGCGCTGCTCGTCGGCATTCCGGTGAAGCGGGTGATGCTGATGCTCTTCCTGCTGCTGGCGGTGCTCGTGACGATCGCCTCGGTCGTCTCGGTCGCCCGCCTCAACGCCGGCACCAACTCGCTCGGCACGAACATGGAGCTCTACGTGATCGCCGCGGCGGTGATCGGCGGCGTGGCGCTGTCGGGCGGCAGCGGCACCGTGCTCGGCTCGGTGCTGGGCGCACTCATCATCCAGTTCCTCGAAAGCGGCCTCTTGCTGCTCGACGTCGGCATCGGCCAGCGCATGGTCATCATCGGCCAGGTGCTGATCGTGGCGGTGGTGTTCGACGTGCTCTACCGCCGTTGGACCGGGGAGCGTCTGACATGA
- a CDS encoding sugar ABC transporter ATP-binding protein encodes MTAPLVEIKDVHKAFFGVRAVEGVSLSVYPGEVVAVLGHNGAGKSTLMKMLAGAFPIDSGEILVNGQPAKIDTPADSQALGIETIYQTLALADNLDSVANLFLGRELLTRFRTLDDDAMEVAAREVFHRLNPNFKNIRVPVRSLSGGQRQVVAISRALYFNARVLIMDEPCAALGPEETRMVHELVKKLKAQGVGIFLITHDMPDVFGLSDRLTVMKNGRTVGTYKTAEVTEDEVLGMIIGGKPLPGRTSSPPQSP; translated from the coding sequence ATGACCGCCCCGCTCGTTGAAATCAAAGACGTGCACAAGGCCTTCTTCGGCGTGCGTGCCGTCGAAGGCGTGAGCCTCAGCGTCTACCCCGGCGAAGTGGTGGCCGTGCTCGGCCACAACGGCGCCGGCAAGTCCACGCTGATGAAGATGCTGGCGGGTGCCTTCCCCATCGACAGCGGCGAGATCCTCGTCAACGGCCAGCCCGCGAAGATCGACACGCCTGCGGATTCGCAAGCGCTCGGCATCGAGACCATCTACCAGACGCTCGCACTCGCCGACAACCTCGACAGCGTGGCCAACCTCTTCCTCGGCCGCGAGCTGCTCACACGATTCCGCACGCTCGACGACGACGCGATGGAAGTCGCCGCACGCGAGGTCTTCCACCGCCTCAACCCCAACTTCAAGAACATCCGCGTGCCGGTGCGCTCTCTCTCGGGCGGCCAGCGGCAGGTGGTGGCCATCTCGCGTGCCCTCTACTTCAACGCCCGCGTGCTCATCATGGACGAGCCCTGCGCCGCGCTCGGCCCCGAGGAGACGCGCATGGTCCACGAGCTCGTGAAGAAGCTCAAGGCACAGGGCGTCGGCATCTTCCTGATCACCCACGACATGCCCGACGTGTTCGGCCTTTCCGATCGCCTCACGGTGATGAAGAACGGCCGCACCGTGGGCACCTACAAGACCGCCGAGGTCACCGAGGACGAAGTGCTCGGAATGATCATCGGCGGCAAACCACTGCCCGGCAGGACCAGCTCTCCACCACAGAGCCCCTGA
- a CDS encoding extracellular solute-binding protein — MHTLTKRAALQRLVIGTAAAVGAFGAQAQTTTLTVASFPSFDLAVKAAIPLYKKVNPNVEIKLVSLAFADHHTAMTTALAAGGNVPDVMGVELSYIGRLVESKGLEDLGKPPYNGMALAPKFAKFTVPLAMSGSGTLAAIPADIGPGALFYRKDMLDKAGVSEADLTKSWESYIEAGKKVKAATGAYLMADAVDIKDIYIRSGLKAGEGIYFDKKGQPLVNTPRFQKGFELAKAARNAGIDAKVKAWSPEWGEGFKRDKVASQMMGAWLGGHLSNWLAPDSKGQWRSAQLPNGAFASWGGSFYAIPQKAQNKAAAWEFIKFMTTNKEMQIEAFRKLDAFPALVEAQSDPFVNEPIEYFGGQKARQLWKVSADKIQAIAVDKYDPVANEIVNAELDKVLEQNKDIKTALADAQSAIKKRVRR, encoded by the coding sequence ATGCACACACTGACCAAGCGGGCCGCGCTTCAGCGCCTGGTCATCGGCACGGCTGCCGCCGTTGGCGCCTTCGGCGCCCAGGCGCAGACCACGACGCTGACCGTCGCGTCCTTCCCAAGCTTCGACCTGGCCGTGAAGGCCGCGATCCCGTTGTACAAGAAGGTCAACCCCAACGTGGAGATCAAGCTCGTGAGCCTGGCCTTCGCCGACCACCACACCGCGATGACCACCGCGCTCGCCGCCGGCGGCAACGTGCCCGACGTGATGGGCGTGGAGCTGAGCTACATCGGCCGGCTCGTCGAGTCGAAGGGCCTGGAAGACCTGGGCAAGCCGCCCTACAACGGCATGGCGCTGGCGCCGAAGTTCGCCAAGTTCACCGTGCCGCTGGCCATGAGCGGCTCGGGCACGCTCGCGGCCATCCCGGCCGACATCGGCCCCGGCGCCCTCTTCTATCGCAAGGACATGCTCGACAAGGCCGGCGTCTCCGAGGCCGACCTCACCAAGAGCTGGGAGTCGTACATCGAGGCCGGCAAGAAGGTGAAGGCCGCGACGGGCGCCTACCTGATGGCCGATGCGGTCGACATCAAGGACATCTACATCCGCTCGGGGCTCAAGGCCGGCGAAGGCATCTATTTCGACAAGAAGGGCCAGCCGCTCGTCAACACGCCGCGCTTCCAGAAAGGCTTCGAGCTGGCCAAGGCCGCGCGCAACGCCGGCATCGACGCCAAGGTCAAGGCCTGGTCGCCCGAGTGGGGCGAAGGCTTCAAGCGCGACAAGGTCGCCTCGCAAATGATGGGCGCGTGGCTCGGCGGCCACCTGAGCAACTGGCTCGCCCCCGACTCCAAGGGCCAGTGGCGCTCGGCCCAGCTGCCCAACGGCGCCTTCGCCTCGTGGGGCGGCTCGTTCTACGCCATTCCGCAGAAGGCGCAGAACAAGGCCGCGGCCTGGGAGTTCATCAAGTTCATGACGACCAACAAGGAGATGCAGATCGAGGCTTTCCGCAAGCTCGATGCCTTCCCCGCGCTGGTCGAGGCGCAGTCCGACCCGTTCGTCAACGAGCCCATCGAGTACTTCGGCGGCCAGAAGGCACGCCAGCTCTGGAAGGTCTCGGCCGACAAGATCCAGGCCATCGCGGTCGACAAGTACGACCCCGTCGCCAACGAGATCGTCAACGCCGAACTCGACAAGGTGCTCGAGCAGAACAAGGACATCAAGACCGCCTTGGCTGACGCGCAGTCGGCGATCAAGAAGCGCGTGCGTCGCTGA